The Bacteroidota bacterium DNA window TACCTTTTCTACGGAAAAGGTAACCCTTCGGTTAGCGTATCAATTCCTTATTTCAGTAGTATCCCGGATGGGGTTACGTATATAATGAAGCATACATCAAAAAGGAGAGAGCGTTGACCAGACGCTCTCATTCCCAAATCTAATAAACTTAAAAATTAAAAAACTTTAGTTGACCAGATGCTTAAATTAATACGGAAAACGGGCAAAAGGTAACCCTTATGAGCATTAAAAAGTATCAACAATTTTATAGACTTTGTCGGATTTTCTCAGGAAGGTTTCTACGGGAATGGAGCAAACATCTCCACGTGAGGCTTTTAACACGGGTTCGGGTGTGTTGAGGCGGATCTCCTGCACTTTACCCTCATAAACCCCGGTGGTTGGGCCGATGATGTAAATGTCATCGCCGGTGACAAGGTCATTGGCTTCTACTTTGATCTCTGCTACCTGTAGATTGGTGAAATAATTGGAGATCTTTCCCACGTATATCTTTTTCCGGGTGGCCTGGGAACCATATTGTTCCGACCATTCCCCCATTTTACGCCCAAGGTAGTATCCATCCCAGAAACCACGGTTGTAAACCGATTTAAGTCTTTCGTTCCAATTGTCCACTTTTTCAGGTGAATAGCTTCCGCCGGAATATGCCAGTACGGCTTCCTTATAACATTGTGTTACGATCTTCACGTACTCGGGTGAACGGCCGCGGCCTTCGATCTTTAAAACCCTCACTCCGGCCTTCAGTATCTTATCCAGGAAGTCGATGGTTTTCAAATCTTTGGGCGACATGATGTATTCGTTGTCTATGGCCAGCTCAATGTTGCCATCGAGGTCGGTGACCTTGTAAGGCCGGCGGCATACCTGCAGGCATTCGCCGCGGTTGGCGGAGAAGTTGAGGTTGTCGAGGCTGAGGTAGCACTTGCCTGAAACGGCCATGCACAGTGCGCCGTGGGCAAAGACTTCTATCCTGACAAGCTCCCCGGAAGGCCCTTTGATCTGCTGTTTGTCGATAGCCCTGGTAATGGCGGCAACCTGCTCCAGCGAAAGCTCCCGTGCGGTAACCATCACATCGGCATATTGTGCATAGTACTTAACCGCTTCGATGTTGGTGATGTTGGTCTGGGTCGACATATGCACTTCCATCCCGGTCTTGTTGCAGTACTGTATCACAGCCTGGTCGGAAGCGATGATGGCACTGATACCGCTGTCTTTTGCAGCATCTGCATACTTTCGCATCTCGTCCAGCTCCGTATCAAAAATGACCGTGTTCAGGGTCAGGTAAGAACGCACATGATGTTCATCACAAATGCGAACGATCTCCTTCAGGTCTTCAATAGAAAAGTTCTGCGACGACCGTGAGCGCATGTTAAGCCTTCCCGCCCCGAAATACACCGAGTCCGCACCGCCTTGTATGGCGGCCATCAGCGACTCGAACGAGCCGGCAGGAGACATTATTTCGGCCGGGGTTTTCATACGTTTGCAAAGATACAGGAAATCGAAGATCGGAGATCGGAGATCGATGAATTAGATCTGCGATCTGCGATCTGCGATCTTCGATCTCCGATCTGCGATCTGCGATCATTAGCTTATCTTTATTATTGTTATATTACATCCCCAAAACATCGCTTCATGAAACAACTTATTCTGTTGATCTCTTTATTCTTATTCAATAATGTTTTCTCCCAGGAACAGCGTGTGTACCGGATCGACAGCCTGTCTAACGAACTTCTTGCCCTGGATACCCTGTGGTTATATCATCCCGGGGATGATACTGCCTGGGCTGCTTTTGACTTTCCTGATGAAAACTGGGACACACTTTCCACAGAACTGTTGCTGACAGGCAGGGAAGAGTCGTTTTTCCCCGGGAATGCCTGGTTCCGGTTGCATATCGAAATCGATTCTTCTTTGATGGATGAGTTCGCAACCTTAACCCTTCGGCAGGTCGGGGCTTCGGAGATCTATCATAACGGCAAAAGGATAAGGAGTTTCGGGACAGTGGGTACAGCGGACAGAGAGGAATCCAGGAGCAATCCAATGAATATTCCCTTTTTGTTGCGATTTGACAGTGAAAAACATCATGTGATCGCTGTGCGATACTCCAACCGGGAGGCGGAAAAATTTTATAAAAGATACAATACTCCCCTGGCCGGGTTTAATATGTTCATCAGCACTTTCAGAGGAAGTATCGACCGCATGATAAGCCTTTATGTCGTCTCCCTGTTATTTATATCCCTTATAATTATCTTTGTGGTTCTGGGAGCCCTGCATTTTCTGCTGTATGTCTTTTTCCGGCAGAACAGGTCGAACCTCTATTACAGCATCTTCGTCATGGCCTTTGCCGTGTTGATCCTGTGGTCGCTTGCGGTCAACTCCTTCATTTTCGGTACGGGCTTTGTTATTAAAACAAGATACCTTATTTCCCTGCTTTACCCGTTTATCCTGGTGCCGCTGGTCAGGCTTCTGTATTCCATGTTCTGGGAAAAGCTTCCCCGGATGTTCTGGGTGGTGCTGGCACTTGCCTTTATATCCACGTTGTGTTATGTCTTCAATGTTTCATTTATAACATTCATTTATGCAGGGTTCTCCGTCATTGTGTTTTTTGAGATCGTGAGGGTGACCGTTCAGGCTATATGGCGACGTATTAGCGGCTCCTGGATCATTGGGGTTGGAGTGCTGGTGTTTATTGCCTTCTTCACGGTAATCTCCTTTATCATCCTCTTCCAGGGTGGGCTTGTTATTAACGGTTTATGGTATTTCCTGTCCGTTTTGATGGCGGTACTCAGTATCCCTGTATCCATGTCGTTATTCCTGGCAAGGGATTTTTCCAGGACGAACAGGAATCTGAAAATACAACTTGAGCAAGTAAAATTGCTTTCCGCCAAAACGCTGGAACAGGAAAAAGAGAAACAGCGCATCCTGGAAGGACAGAAAGAAAGGCTGGAAGTCATGGTTAAAGAGCGGACTCATGAACTGGAAGAAGAGAAGGACAAGACCGAGAAACTCCTGCTGAATACCTTACCCCTGAAAGTAGTCAACGACCTGAAGGAGAACGGGTATACAGAGCCCGAGAGCTTCGACGAGGTGACCGTGTACTTCTCTGACCTGGTGGGTTTTACCGATGCCTCATCCAGACTTGAGCCGGCAGTATTGATAGAAGAATTGAACAGGATTTTTACCGCCTTTGACGACATCATGACGAAGCACCACTGCGAGCGGATCAAGACCATAGGAGATGCTTACCTTGCTGTTTGCGGGATGCCGGAAAAAAACGAAAACCATGCGGAGAACATGGCCCTGGCTGCCCTGGAGATCAGGCATTACCTTGAAGAAAGAAACGGCCATTCGGAAATCAAATGGAAGATCCGTATCGGGATCCACAGCGGAAAGGTTGTTGGTGGCATAGTTGGCGTAAGGAAATACATTTACGATGTTTTCGGCGATACTATCAACACCGCATCCAGGATGGAAAGCAACTCCGAACCCATGCGGATCAATGTGTCGGAAACAACCTATGAGATCATAAAAGACAAGTTCCGCTTCAGTGCCCGCGAAACGATGGAGATCAAAGGGAAAGGGAAAATGAGGATGTATTTTTTGGAAGGCGGGATTAAAGACGTGTAACTCACTAATCCTTCATTTCAAGAAACTGCCTGATGTTGAAGTGTTTTATCCCTTTGAAATCAGACACAAACTCATCAGCGGAAATGACAATCTTTTCGTGGTTATCGCCGATTTTAAGCAGGTTCCCGAACTCCCTTTCCCTGACTTTTTCATCATACACAAGGTAAGCCACCTGTATGTATTTCGTAACATTTCCTTTTTGGGCCACAAAATCGATCTCCCTGTTCTGGTGTTTCCCGATATAAACCTTGTAATCATGATCAATAAGTTGATTATAGACCAGGTTTTCGAATATGTTTCCGATGTGATCGCCTGTGAACGGGATTATGGAATGGATAAGTCCCAGATCGGAAAAGAAATATTTATCGTTGATCTCAAATCTTTTTTTTCCAATGATATCCATGCGTTGTACTTTGTTCACAAAAAAAGCATACGTAAGATATTTCAGGTAATTTGAAACGGTGTTCACCGACAAATTCACCCTTTGTCCTTTCAGGAAATCACTGATTTTCTTGGATGATACATAGCTTCCCAGGTTATCCGATATATATTCGATCAGTCGGTCAAGAAAATCAATATCCCTGATATTGTACCGGGCTACAACATCTTTCAGGATAATGGTGTTATAAATACTTTTAAGGTATCCGAATACGATTTCATCGTCAAAAGGCAAATGGATGAGGTAAGGCATTCCCCCGTATCGGATATATAGGTTTAGCGTATCATTTGTATTGGAAAGCTTATGAATTTGCATGAATTCTTTATATGAAAGGCTGTTAACACGGAATTCAATATAGCGACCAGAAAGGT harbors:
- a CDS encoding ATP-binding protein; translation: MEKILIREKYLEKIRPFIGKSIIKIITGQRRVGKSTLLRQIIDMIKNDNSKSNTVYINKENNEFRHIVTSDDLYHFVKSKVSGIKQNFVFIDEIQEIEGFEIALRQLFAEGYDLYCTGSNANLMSGDLATHLSGRYIEFRVNSLSYKEFMQIHKLSNTNDTLNLYIRYGGMPYLIHLPFDDEIVFGYLKSIYNTIILKDVVARYNIRDIDFLDRLIEYISDNLGSYVSSKKISDFLKGQRVNLSVNTVSNYLKYLTYAFFVNKVQRMDIIGKKRFEINDKYFFSDLGLIHSIIPFTGDHIGNIFENLVYNQLIDHDYKVYIGKHQNREIDFVAQKGNVTKYIQVAYLVYDEKVREREFGNLLKIGDNHEKIVISADEFVSDFKGIKHFNIRQFLEMKD
- a CDS encoding U32 family peptidase, which produces MSPAGSFESLMAAIQGGADSVYFGAGRLNMRSRSSQNFSIEDLKEIVRICDEHHVRSYLTLNTVIFDTELDEMRKYADAAKDSGISAIIASDQAVIQYCNKTGMEVHMSTQTNITNIEAVKYYAQYADVMVTARELSLEQVAAITRAIDKQQIKGPSGELVRIEVFAHGALCMAVSGKCYLSLDNLNFSANRGECLQVCRRPYKVTDLDGNIELAIDNEYIMSPKDLKTIDFLDKILKAGVRVLKIEGRGRSPEYVKIVTQCYKEAVLAYSGGSYSPEKVDNWNERLKSVYNRGFWDGYYLGRKMGEWSEQYGSQATRKKIYVGKISNYFTNLQVAEIKVEANDLVTGDDIYIIGPTTGVYEGKVQEIRLNTPEPVLKASRGDVCSIPVETFLRKSDKVYKIVDTF